A genomic window from Sphingobacterium sp. BN32 includes:
- a CDS encoding acyltransferase, which produces MAEKNSYVVYPRVIATIFVVLIHASTGFLYHIDTNAFDWNYANWINAATRCSVPIFVMISGALLIPKDENTWLFYKKRIPKLLYPFAFWTIIYLVYYFFRYTKFELLSTEKILSISADKILHGANAHLWYLYMIIGLYLAIPFIRKIIIQSTQREIEVFLALWMLSMCFMSKPLYAAMPKFDLTFFSGYVGYLVFGYYLSVCATAFKKNQLIFAAAFILMVVIGAIGTNILNQHTKKLDTFFYNYVFVTTAIAAGALFLFIKESTKQGEVPRWVSLVDKYSFGIYLSHIIPLNYLHPLISKYLSTAWVIPLATIATIMASIAITFALRKLPFGKYVSG; this is translated from the coding sequence ATGGCAGAAAAAAACTCCTATGTCGTTTATCCACGTGTCATTGCTACGATATTTGTCGTATTGATTCATGCATCTACCGGCTTCTTGTACCACATCGACACGAATGCCTTCGATTGGAACTATGCCAATTGGATTAATGCTGCCACACGCTGTTCTGTGCCCATATTTGTCATGATATCGGGCGCATTGCTCATCCCAAAGGATGAAAACACCTGGCTCTTTTACAAGAAGCGAATCCCAAAACTTCTCTATCCCTTTGCTTTTTGGACCATAATTTATCTCGTCTACTACTTCTTTCGGTACACGAAGTTCGAATTATTATCGACCGAGAAAATTCTATCCATCAGTGCGGATAAAATATTACATGGGGCTAATGCCCATTTATGGTATCTCTACATGATTATCGGGCTCTATCTAGCCATACCCTTCATTCGAAAAATTATCATACAGTCTACGCAAAGAGAAATCGAAGTCTTTCTAGCGCTATGGATGTTGTCCATGTGTTTTATGAGCAAGCCTTTGTACGCAGCAATGCCCAAGTTTGACCTCACATTCTTCTCTGGATATGTTGGATATCTTGTATTCGGCTACTACCTGAGCGTTTGTGCAACAGCGTTCAAAAAAAACCAACTCATATTCGCTGCGGCATTTATACTGATGGTTGTTATCGGTGCAATCGGTACAAATATACTCAACCAACATACGAAGAAGCTTGACACGTTCTTTTATAACTATGTCTTCGTAACGACCGCTATTGCCGCTGGCGCATTGTTCTTGTTCATAAAAGAGTCAACAAAACAAGGCGAAGTTCCTCGCTGGGTATCCCTTGTCGATAAGTATAGTTTCGGCATTTACCTTAGCCATATTATACCTTTGAATTACCTTCATCCGCTTATATCAAAATATCTGAGCACCGCATGGGTGATACCTTTAGCGACTATTGCTACAATTATGGCGTCCATTGCTATTACTTTTGCCCTTAGAAAGCTCCCCTTTGGGAAATATGTAAGTGGGTAG
- a CDS encoding GDSL-type esterase/lipase family protein, translating to MKNLLYALAIIIICLFNSCRAQYQVLNKGVAGNNSSDLLARVDKDVVANKPDLVLLVVGTNDMINSGKFNSLEKYFENLRSIIEKIRTGNPKVQIVVSSILPVEEAYLFKRHDPSKFPIKPNDKIDALNAELKDFAAAEQLGFIPLNEEFKKYGTDYRTKQSLLVNSRNYSVDDGVHPTAQGYEIIGKYFAQQLKEKRLLKRKMLILCFGDSITYGAFIEGKGTAEGNTYPAVLLRSLNGGKYR from the coding sequence ATGAAAAATTTACTATACGCTTTGGCTATTATAATTATTTGCCTGTTCAATTCTTGTCGCGCTCAATATCAAGTGCTGAACAAGGGTGTAGCAGGTAATAATTCATCCGATTTGTTGGCTCGTGTGGATAAAGACGTGGTAGCCAATAAACCAGATTTAGTGCTGTTAGTGGTCGGAACCAACGATATGATCAATTCCGGCAAGTTCAATAGCTTAGAGAAGTATTTTGAAAACCTTCGTAGCATCATCGAAAAGATAAGAACGGGGAATCCAAAAGTCCAGATCGTTGTTTCGAGCATTCTACCTGTGGAAGAGGCCTATCTATTTAAGCGGCACGACCCTAGCAAATTTCCAATAAAACCTAATGATAAAATCGATGCGCTGAATGCAGAGTTGAAAGATTTTGCCGCTGCCGAGCAGCTCGGATTCATCCCCTTAAATGAAGAGTTCAAAAAGTATGGCACTGACTACAGGACAAAACAATCTTTATTGGTGAACAGTAGGAATTATTCGGTAGACGATGGTGTTCATCCGACAGCTCAGGGTTATGAAATCATCGGAAAGTATTTTGCTCAGCAATTGAAGGAAAAGAGATTGTTGAAAAGGAAGATGCTTATTTTGTGTTTCGGAGATAGTATCACCTATGGTGCGTTTATAGAAGGAAAAGGGACTGCCGAGGGGAACACCTATCCTGCTGTTCTGCTGCGGAGTTTAAATGGGGGGAAGTACAGATAA